A region of Cucumis melo cultivar AY chromosome 2, USDA_Cmelo_AY_1.0, whole genome shotgun sequence DNA encodes the following proteins:
- the LOC103492034 gene encoding uncharacterized protein LOC103492034, whose amino-acid sequence MRKTGGTEKKRVRRQSTAVQNAAKDPNSDTPPRKQAAKKDVFQLFAEKVRDHKDLESRWAVLQETRVEYFRGKDFVSFLRNHPELKDILDSDKNLETEDIGNALLSKNLLVRCDRVVKTVRPGKRKLSTWPAHLEIFPDQVFSEQDAFFAWTFVKRRPFWQTLLSFCWPVLTLAICLFPVYPHQCKLLILYSCAGVLLLILSLLLLRGAVFGLSYILLGKRMWFFPNILAEEATLRELFRFWPSKDEEEKPKWTTRLFYAVVAVLIILLLRHHAPDEAARARYQKRVSNIIDDVLEWSPRLALSGMMEKQQTVVNATNPDPNTAENPASDSTGPDSIPDQSEPEIIDHVEHSDQYNHDDDHTHQ is encoded by the exons ATGAGGAAAACAGGAGGAACCGAGAAGAAGAGGGTCAGAAGGCAATCAACTGCTGTTCAAAATGCTGCCAAAGATCCCAATTCCGATACCCCTCCTAGG AAACAAGCTGCAAAGAAGGATGTGTTTCAGTTGTTTGCTGAGAAAGTGAGAGACCACAAGGATTTAGAATCAAGATGGGCTGTTTTACAAGAGACACGTGTTGAGTATTTTAGAGGCAAGGATTTTGTTAGTTTTTTGAGAAATCATCCAGAGCTCAAGGATATTCTTGATTCAGATAAAAATTTGGAAACTGAAGATATTGGCAATGCATTGCTAAGTAAGAATCTCTTAGTTAGGTGTGATCGTGTGGTGAAAACTGTTCGTCCTGGAAAGAGAAAATTGTCTACATGGCCAGCACATCTGGAGATATTCCCG GATCAGGTGTTCTCTGAACAGGATGCCTTTTTTGCTTGGACATTTGTTAAGCGGAGGCCATTTTGGCAGACACTTCTTTCATTTTGTTGGCCTGTGTTGACTCTTGCAATTTGCTTGTTTCCTGTATATCCTCATCAGTGCAAGCTTTTGATACTTTACTCATGCGCTGGGGTTCTGCTTCTTATACTCTCACTTCTCTTAT TGAGGGGAGCAGTTTTTGGTTTATCGTACATTCTTCTGGGCAAACGTATGTGGTTTTTCCCCAATATTCTCGCTGAGGAAGCGACGTTGCGAGAATTATTCCGGTTTTGGCCGAgtaaagatgaagaagagaaaCCAAAATGGACAACTAGACTTTTCTATGCAGTGGTGGCTGTACTCATCATATTGCTACTGAGGCACCATGCTCCCGATGAGGCTGCTAGAGCAAG ATACCAAAAGCGTGTATCGAATATCATCGATGATGTTCTCGAATGGTCTCCAAGACTTGCCCTTTCGGGGATGATGGAGAAGCAGCAAACAGTGGTCAATGCCACAAATCCGGACCCCAACACGGCGGAGAACCCAGCAAGTGACAGTACAGGTCCAGATTCTATCCCCGACCAATCTGAGCCCGAAATTATCGACCATGTAGAGCATTCTGATCAATATAATCACGACGATGATCATACACATCAGTAG